The following proteins are encoded in a genomic region of Opisthocomus hoazin isolate bOpiHoa1 chromosome 4, bOpiHoa1.hap1, whole genome shotgun sequence:
- the SUCNR1 gene encoding succinate receptor 1, with product MQRQHPVPAMAMDETGGCFQTNEVLEKYYLSTMYSLEFILGFTGNIIVVFGYIFCLKNWKSGNIYLFNLSLSDLLFLCTLPVLVNNYSRDQWTKQSILCHSNRFLLHANLYSSILFLTVISIDRYMLMKYPFRDHFLQTRKAALIVSVAVWVGVILELLPLIFFLETGMPANNCLDYASSGDPRKSLIYSMFLTVFSFLIPLVIMCSFGVKMVLFLKNRSEQLSSLLTLEKPLTLVVLTVVIFSLLFTPYHIMRNVRLATRIPALNIPNCTQEIINTIYIITRPIAFLNSAINPVFYFLMGDHFREMLMAKIRQLFSRLTATCK from the exons ATGCAGCGGCAGCACCCAGTCCCGGCCATG GCTATGGACGAGACAGGTGGCTGTTTTCAGACTAACGAAGTCCTGGAAAAGTATTATCTTTCTACCATGTACAGCCTTGAGTTCATTTTAGGCTTCACTGGAAACATCATTGTTGTGTTCGGCTACATTTTCTGCCTGAAAAACTGGAAAAGCGGCAACATCTACCTGTTCAACTTATCATTAtcagatttattatttctgtGTACTCTGCCAGTACTCGTGAACAATTACTCCAGAGATCAGTGGACAAAGCAGAGCATCTTGTGCCACAGCAACAGATTCCTGTTACACGCAAACCTGTACAGCAGCATCCTTTTCCTCACCGTGATCAGCATTGACCGGTACATGCTCATGAAATATCCTTTCAGAGACCATTTTCTACAGACGAGGAAAGCGGCCCTTATCGTGTCTGTTGCCGTGTGGGTCGGGGTGATACTGGAACTGCTGCCGTTGATATTCTTCCTGGAGACTGGAATGCCTGCCAATAATTGTCTTGATTACGcaagctctggagaccccaggaAAAGCCTCATCTATAGCATGTTTCTGACTGTCTTTAGTTTCCTTATCCCTCTCGTGATCATGTGCAGCTTCGGTGTGAAAATGGTTCTTTTTCTCAAAAACAGGAGTGAGCAACTCAGTTCCCTCCTGACACTTGAAAAACCTCTTACTTTAGTTGTCCTCACAGTGGTTATCTTCTCGCTGCTCTTTACTCCCTACCACATCATGCGCAACGTCCGACTTGCTACCCGAATACCAGCCTTGAACATACCCAACTGCACGCAGGAGATCATCAACACCATCTACATCATCACGAGACCCATTGCGTTTTTAAATAGTGCCATTAATCCTGTTTTCTATTTCTTAATGGGTGACCACTTCAGAGAGATGTTGATGGCAAAAATAAGGCAGCTCTTCAGCAGGTTGACAGCCACCTGCAAATGA